In Camelina sativa cultivar DH55 chromosome 16, Cs, whole genome shotgun sequence, a single window of DNA contains:
- the LOC104750863 gene encoding serine/arginine repetitive matrix protein 1: MSEGSRRSRVTITLGRSGQVVNRDASDIDAGYELPRVGTKRSAKERLGNQLDSSLYGGSEEVVSKRQRGEASLSGNDLQISQNDLRFKLLQKNAQRRAQSNGGSTMDLREKLSRSEQPPRSLDTRPLMAELRDVPLPSSRTARGSSQMISSSSSYAPWALEDLRQRSPERFVDTSRGPSPPRNDGRMIGIPRAPSPPRNAGRIIGSPRDRSPPRNAGRIGSPRDRSPLRNAGRIGSPRNRSPPRNAGRIGSPRYRSPPRNAGRIGSPRDRSPLRNAGRRIDPPRDLASPPRSTRSFSSASRALSPARNVGSYMGSSLGFSPPRNPRSYMGSSRGSPPRSTIEDFHGRSRMLDDVRAPYPVRGVLNGQAPASGAPFARPMLPPPVPNPHPLPPLRQLPPFGSMMQNNPFSVEEPLTVDSFLNSIGLGKYSLAFKREEVDMTTIKQMKESDLKDLIIPMGPRKKILQAIASLPTR; encoded by the exons ATGTCAGAAGGTTCGAGACGGAGTAGGGTCACTATTACTCTAGGGCGTAGCGGTCAG GTGGTGAATCGAGATGCGAGTGATATAGATGCTGGTTATGAGTTGCCTAGAGTTGGGACCAAGCGGTCTGCTAAAGAAAGATTAGGGAATCAGTTAGATAGTTCTCTTTACGGAGGAAGCGAAGAAGTGGTCAGTAAAAG GCAAAGAGGGGAAGCAAGTTTAAGTGGAAATG ATTTGCAGATCAGTCAAAATGATCTCCGGTTCAAACTGCTGCAGAAAAATGCCCAGAGACGAGCTCAGAGCAATGGAGGTAGCACTATGGATCTTCGTGAAAAGCTCTCCAGGAGCGAGCAGCCTCCACGTAGCCTTGATACTCGACCACTTATGGCTGAGCTGAGGGATGTTCCTTTACCTTCATCAAGAACTGCTCGTGGTTCCTCTCAGATGATTTCATCAAGTAGTTCGTATGCTCCATGGGCCCTGGAAGATTTACGACAAAGGTCTCCAGAGAGATTTGTGGATACTTCCAGGGGTCCATCACCTCCAAGAAATGATGGACGTATGATTGGCATTCCAAGGGCTCCATCGCCCCCAAGAAATGCTGGAAGGATAATTGGCAGTCCAAGGGATAGATCACCTCCAAGAAATGCTGGAAGGATTGGCAGTCCAAGGGATAGATCACCTCTACGAAATGCTGGAAGGATCGGTAGTCCGAGGAATAGATCACCTCCAAGAAATGCTGGAAGGATTGGTAGTCCAAGGTATAGATCACCTCCACGAAATGCTGGAAGGATTGGCAGTCCAAGGGATAGATCACCTCTACGAAATGCTGGAAGGAGAATTGACCCTCCAAGGGATCTAGCATCACCGCCAAGGAGCACCAGAAGCTTCAGTAGTGCCTCTAGGGCTCTGTCCCCAGCTAGAAATGTGGGAAGCTAC ATGGGTTCTTCTCTGGGGTTTTCCCCGCCTAGGAATCCTCGAAGCTACATGGGTTCTTCCAGGGGTTCTCCTCCACGTAGTACTATTGAAGATTTTCATGGACGAAGCAGGATGCTTGATGATGTGAGAGCGCCATATCCTGTTAGAGGTGTACTAAATGGTCAAGCCCCAGCAAGTGGTGCTCCTTTCGCCAGGCCAATGTTACCTCCTCCAGTCCCAAACCCACATCCGTTACCTCCTTTGAGACAACTTCCTCCTTTTGGAAGTATGATGCAGAACAATCCCTTCTCT GTGGAAGAGCCTCTAACAGTTGATAGCTTTCTAAACTCAATTGGACTTGGAAAATACTCCCTTGCCTTTAAGAGAGAGGAA GTGGATATGACCACAATAAAACAGATGAAAGAAAGTGATCTAAAAGATCTCATAATACCAATG GGTCCAAGGAAGAAGATCCTTCAAGCTATAGCGTCCCTTCCGACGCGGTAG
- the LOC104750864 gene encoding uncharacterized protein LOC104750864, translated as MSLVLRFRQHLSQTSSRLSLLSRIGGYRSYAQPAKIEDEEEEEFDQRKLPTDYDPATFDPTEHRSPPTERVFRLVDEISSLTLSEISELGAIIMKKKGMTELPTVAVMKPGAAGAGIVSQSGGGGGGASEEAKVEKTVFEIKLESFEASAKIKIIKELRSFTDLGLKEAKALVEKTPAILKAGLSKEEGEKIVEKLKALGAKVVLE; from the coding sequence ATGAGCTTAGTACTAAGATTCAGGCAACATTTATCTCAAACCTCCTCAAGATTATCACTTCTTTCTCGGATCGGCGGTTACCGGAGTTATGCCCAACCGGCGAAgatcgaagacgaagaagaagaagaattcgaTCAGAGAAAGCTGCCAACAGATTACGATCCAGCGACGTTTGATCCAACGGAGCACCGTAGTCCACCAACGGAGCGTGTGTTCAGACTCGTAGACGAGATCTCATCTCTTACGTTATCAGAAATCTCCGAGCTCGGTGCGAttataatgaagaagaaaggtaTGACGGAGCTACCAACCGTCGCCGTTATGAAACCTGGAGCAGCTGGTGCTGGGATCGTGAGTcaaagtggtggtggtggtggtggagcgAGTGAGGAAGCTAAAGTGGAGAAGACAGTGTTTGAGATAAAGTTGGAGTCTTTTGAAGCGTCTGCTAAGATTAAGATTATAAAGGAGTTGAGGAGTTTTACTGATTTGGGTTTGAAAGAAGCTAAAGCATTGGTGGAGAAGACTCCTGCGATTTTGAAAGCTGGTTTGtctaaagaagaaggtgagaaGATCGTTGAGAAGTTGAAAGCTCTTGGTGCTAAAGTTGTTTTGGAGTGA
- the LOC104750865 gene encoding protein IFH1, producing the protein MNGASLCNSVLLHSRLRSPCSFASSSSSYAFTTSAYISISHRIQQSFKALVVKRSNGFCSFAVKKRASGDSVRMESEDDEDWDEFDEEDDEDEDEDEGEFLPMDKMKRWLERKPRGFGSGKEYETSIEDKLLDEIEQSWKAQASNLNKLKNNPLKSHQLKRDDTLIKGTGEDTQVGSRVRVTNLPKKKNVHRDLKVAFKEVSGFLSITPAVSGNKKTKDPVCKGFAHLDFKTETDANRFVKEFDGQSLAFGKVIKQIKCQVVEFSSDESVSKEVYFDNGFKVQKLPYSGLEAVSDADDAVEEEEAFVDSLEESDDSDEEVYELEVEEDEPNRISGSVESPVELRRDLKTELKSQKQVLKREIREHEELKTPLVSFLANQSVEAVAETPLDDEQSEEAVAETYSDDEVEWADEEDVPEKNLEPLNSSMSSSEEDRVERIRMLEQKLLGKEKLFGGGTGFDKPEAKAARVEGKKKEKKKKKIVVKGQAKKGAKIEIPGSSKRLKVKEKALLTGVLVKYAAKVASTSNDE; encoded by the exons atgaACGGAGCTTCACTCTGTAATTCCGTTTTGCTTCATTCTCGTTTAAGGTCACCGTGTTCCTtcgcttcttcgtcttcctcataTGCGTTTACAACGTCTGCGTATATCTCAATTTCTCATCGAATTCAACAGAGTTTTAAAGCACTCGTTGTGAAAAGGAGTAATGGGTTTTGTTCATTCGCTGTAAAAAAGCGTGCAAGTGGCGATTCCGTTCGTATGGAgtcagaagatgatgaagattgggATGAATtcgatgaagaagacgatgaagatgaagatgaagacgaaggaGAGTTTTTGCCAATGGATAAGATGAAGAGATGGTTAGAGAGAAAGCCTCGTGGATTTGGTTCAGGTAAAGAGTACGAAACTTCAATTGAAGATAAGTTGCTCGACGAAATTGAACAAAGTTGGAAAGCTCAAGCTTCTAATCTCAATAAGCTTAAGAACAATCCTCTCAAGTCACATCAGCTTAAGCGTGACGATACTCTCATCAAAG GAACTGGAGAAGATACTCAAGTTGGGTCTCGTGTTCGTGTGACTAATCTtcctaagaagaagaatgttCATAGAGATCTTAAGGTTGCGTTTAAAGAAGTAAGTGGCTTTTTGAGCATTACACCAGCTGTGTCTGGGAATAAGAAGACTAAGGATCCTGTTTGTAAAGGATTTGCTCATCTTGATTTCAAAACTGAGACTGATGCAAACAG GTTTGTGAAAGAGTTCGATGGACAGAGCTTAGCATTTGGAAAGGTTATAAAGCAAATCAAATGTCAGGTTGTGGAGTTTTCTTCAGACGAGTCAGTGTCAAAGGAAGTATACTTTGATAACGGCTTCAAGGTGCAGAAACTTCCGTATTCTGGTTTAGAAGCAGTTTCTGATGCTGATGATGCtgttgaagaagaggaggcGTTCGTGGATTCATTGGAAGAATCTGATGATTCAGATGAAGAGGTTTATGAACTGgaagtcgaagaagatgaaCCAAATCGTATCTCTGGTAGCGTAGAATCTCCTGTAGAACTGAGACGTGATTTGAAAACCGAGTTAAAGTCACAGAAACAAGTTTTGAAGCGAGAGATTAGAGAACATGAGGAATTAAAGACACCTTTAGTTTCATTCCTGGCTAATCAATCCGTGGAAGCTGTGGCAGAAACACCCTTGGATGATGAACAATCTGAGGAAGCTGTAGCAGAAACATACTCGGATGATGAAGTCGAATGggctgatgaagaagacgttCCTGAAAAGAATCTTGAACCTCTGAACAGTTCAATGTCATCCTCAGAAGAAGATCGAGTAGAGAGAATCCGCATGCTGGAGCAGAAGCTTCTCGGTAAAGAAAAACTCTTTGGTGGAGGAACTGGCTTTGATAAACCAGAAGCAAAAGCCGCTAGAGTCgaagggaagaagaaggagaagaagaagaaaaagattgttgtgAAAGGGCAAGCTAAAAAGGGTGCAAAGATAGAAATCCCTGGATCTTCAAAGAG GTTAAAGGTGAAGGAGAAGGCTCTCTTAACTGGCGTCTTAGTCAAGTATGCTGCAAAAGTTGCTTCAACCTCGAATGATGAATGA
- the LOC104753747 gene encoding uncharacterized protein LOC104753747: MDVLANKLDNASVSRQIGYHPRCKNIGLTHLSFADDLLIFSDGKVRSIDGIVQVFDEFAKWSGLRISMEKTTIYLAELTDAVHQVIAARFSLAVGSLPVRYLELPLVTKRLSSADYLPLIEHVKKKILFATFGWLRIAYRECIRSVEKLYSAYLWSGADLNTNKAKVAWVDVCKPKFEGRLGLRALREANDVCCLKLIWRIILCGDSLWVQWVRQSLLKNTSLWSVDVTQLGSWMWRKIIKYRDAAKLLSKTTVKDGTRTSFWFDNWSSMVLAIASSQWTDQTTDFLARYILQAVVYTLWQERNDRRRGTTPTSQAQLIHRINRNVHNQLLAIQLGGDTRYQDGLALWLASRFDPH; the protein is encoded by the exons ATGGATGTACTAGCTAACAAACTGGATAACGCTTCTGTTTCACGCCAAATTGGGTATCATCCTCGTTGTAAGAACATCGGTTTAACGCATCTTAGCTTCGCTGATGATCTCCTGATTTTTTCAGATGGTAAGGTGAGATCCATAGACGGTATTGTCCAAGTTTTTGATGAGTTTGCGAAGTGGTCAGGGCTCAGAATCAGCATGGAAAAGACGACAATTTACTTAGCGGAGCTTACAGATGCGGTTCATCAAGTGATAGCTGCTCGGTTCTCATTGGCAGTGGGTTCTCTTCCGGTTAGATATCTAGAACTCCCACTTGTCACTAAGCGTCTCTCCTCTGCGGATTACCTTCCTCTAATTGAGCATGTTAAGAAGAAAATAT TATTTGCAACTTTTGGATGGCTGCGTATCGCCTACCGAGAATGCATACGATCAGTGGAGAAGCTTTATTCTGCTTATCTGTGGTCTGGTGCTGATCTTAATACTAATAAAGCCAAAGTAGCGTGGGTGGACGTTTGTAAGCCGAAGTTTGAGGGAAGATTAGGCCTGCGAGCTCTCAGAGAGGCAAACGATGTATGTTGTTTGAAGCTCATCTGGCGTATTATATTATGTGGAGATTCGTTGTGGGTCCAGTGGGTCAGACAATCGTTGCTTAAGAATACTTCTCTTTGGTCTGTTGATGTCACACAATTAGGATCATGGATGTGGAGGAAAATTATAAAGTATAGGGATGCAGCAAAACTACTCTCAAAAACCACTGTCAAGGATGGCACGCGGACAtcattttggtttgataattggTCAAGTATGGTTCTCGCCATCGCCTCTAGTCAATGGACAGACCAAACGACGGATTTTCTTGCGCGATACATTTTGCAGGCAGTTGTTTACACCCTTTGGCAGGAGCGAAATGATCGTCGTCGCGGCACCACTCCCACTTCCCAAGCTCAGCTTATACATCGGATTAACCGTAATGTCCACAATCAGCTCCTTGCCATCCAGCTCGGTGGTGATACGCGATATCAGGATGGTCTGGCACTGTGGCTCGCTTCCCGATTTGATCCTCACTGA
- the LOC104750866 gene encoding cyclin-D1-1-like isoform X2, giving the protein MSVSFSNDMDLFCGEDSGVFSGESSEVDYSSSSEVDSIACFIEGERHFVPGHDYLSRFQSRSLDASAREDSVAWILKVQAYYKFQPLTAYLAVNYMDRFLYARRLPETSGWPMQLLAVACLSLAAKMEEVLVPSLFDFQVAGVKYIFXXXXPKVIAKLRVSVRASSTLTRPSDESSFSSSSSSPCKRRKLSGYSWIPKKSK; this is encoded by the exons ATGTCTGTTTCCTTCTCTAACGATATGGATTTGTTCTGCGGAGAAGATTCCGGTGTGTTTTCCGGCGAATCATCCGAAGTTGATTACTCGTCGTCTTCCGAAGTTGATTCGATCGCTTGTTTTATCGAAGGAGAGCGTCACTTTGTTCCAGGACATGATTACCTCTCAAGATTCCAATCTCGATCTCTCGATGCTTCCGCTAGAGAAGACTCCGTCGCTTGGATTCTCaag gtACAAGCGTATTATAAGTTTCAGCCTTTAACGGCGTACCTCGCCGTTAACTATATGGACCGGTTTTTATACGCTCGTCGATTACCg gaaacgAGTGGTTGGCCAATGCAACTTTTAGCTGTGGCATGCTTGTCTTTAGCTGCTAAGATGGAGGAAGTTCTCGttccttctctttttgattttcag GTTGCAGGAGTGAAGTATATATTTGANNNNNNNNNACCAAAAGTGATAGCAAAGCTTCGAGTGAGTGTAAGGGCATCGTCGACGTTAACAAGGCCAAGTGATGAATCctctttctcatcatcatcttcttctccttgtaaAAGGAGAAAACTAAGTGGCTATTCTTGG ATTCCCAAGAAAAGCAAATGA
- the LOC104750866 gene encoding cyclin-D1-1-like isoform X1, protein MSVSFSNDMDLFCGEDSGVFSGESSEVDYSSSSEVDSIACFIEGERHFVPGHDYLSRFQSRSLDASAREDSVAWILKVQAYYKFQPLTAYLAVNYMDRFLYARRLPETSGWPMQLLAVACLSLAAKMEEVLVPSLFDFQVAGVKYIFXXXXPKVIAKLRVSVRASSTLTRPSDESSFSSSSSSPCKRRKLSGYSWVGDEKSNL, encoded by the exons ATGTCTGTTTCCTTCTCTAACGATATGGATTTGTTCTGCGGAGAAGATTCCGGTGTGTTTTCCGGCGAATCATCCGAAGTTGATTACTCGTCGTCTTCCGAAGTTGATTCGATCGCTTGTTTTATCGAAGGAGAGCGTCACTTTGTTCCAGGACATGATTACCTCTCAAGATTCCAATCTCGATCTCTCGATGCTTCCGCTAGAGAAGACTCCGTCGCTTGGATTCTCaag gtACAAGCGTATTATAAGTTTCAGCCTTTAACGGCGTACCTCGCCGTTAACTATATGGACCGGTTTTTATACGCTCGTCGATTACCg gaaacgAGTGGTTGGCCAATGCAACTTTTAGCTGTGGCATGCTTGTCTTTAGCTGCTAAGATGGAGGAAGTTCTCGttccttctctttttgattttcag GTTGCAGGAGTGAAGTATATATTTGANNNNNNNNNACCAAAAGTGATAGCAAAGCTTCGAGTGAGTGTAAGGGCATCGTCGACGTTAACAAGGCCAAGTGATGAATCctctttctcatcatcatcttcttctccttgtaaAAGGAGAAAACTAAGTGGCTATTCTTGGGTAGGtgatgaaaaatcaaacctCTAA